A genomic window from Synergistaceae bacterium includes:
- the glgB gene encoding 1,4-alpha-glucan branching protein GlgB, with amino-acid sequence MDSYLFREGNHFRLYEKLGAQVVDDGKERGTYFGLWAPNAREVSVVGSFNGWDRTRHYLSPRKDSSGIWEGFVPGVGKGALYKFSLRTRSGSVVEKGDPFASFWEIAPKTASIVWPVDYKWGDGDWMKNRRERNALDAPMSIYEVHVGSWRRKPAEGFRSLSYRELGHELGEYVLDAGFTHVELLPVMEHPFYASWGYQTLGYFAPTSRYGTPEDFMYMIDVLHQMGIGVFLDWVPSHFPEDGYGLARFDGTCIYEHEDPRQGFQPDWGSRVFNFGRNEVREFLISSAFCWLDRFHADGLRVDAVASMLYLDYSRKQGEWVPNKYGGNENLEAVSFLKRMNEAIYKEFPDVQTMAEESTAWPMVTRPTYLGGLGFGMKWNMGWMHDTLQYMRKDPVHRKYEHNKITFSIMYAFTENFLLPFSHDEVVHGKGSMLGKMPGDEWQQYANLRLLLGYMYAHPGKKLLFMGSEFAQGREWDHDDSLFWDLLNYPRHEGMLRWVRDLNRVYREEPALHERDFSHEGFSWCDFSDWEQSVVSFFRRSESGETVLTALNFTPVPRIGYTLHVPVGGNWKELLNSDAEAYGGGGIGNLGGVTAREASGSDWHPLTINLPPLGAVMLKPE; translated from the coding sequence ATGGACTCGTACCTGTTCAGGGAGGGGAATCACTTCCGCCTGTACGAGAAGCTGGGCGCCCAGGTGGTGGACGACGGCAAGGAGAGAGGCACGTACTTCGGCCTCTGGGCGCCCAACGCTCGCGAGGTCAGCGTGGTCGGCTCGTTCAACGGCTGGGACAGGACGCGGCACTACCTATCGCCAAGGAAGGACAGCTCCGGAATATGGGAGGGGTTCGTCCCCGGGGTGGGCAAGGGCGCTCTGTACAAGTTCTCCCTGCGGACCAGGAGCGGTTCGGTCGTGGAGAAGGGCGACCCGTTCGCCTCCTTCTGGGAGATAGCCCCCAAGACAGCCTCGATAGTCTGGCCCGTCGACTACAAGTGGGGCGACGGCGACTGGATGAAGAACAGGCGCGAGCGAAACGCCCTTGACGCCCCGATGTCCATCTACGAGGTCCACGTCGGCTCGTGGCGAAGAAAGCCTGCGGAGGGCTTCCGCTCCCTCTCCTACAGGGAGCTCGGGCACGAGCTCGGCGAGTACGTGCTGGACGCCGGCTTCACCCACGTGGAGCTGCTTCCGGTGATGGAACACCCCTTCTACGCATCCTGGGGATATCAGACACTGGGCTACTTTGCGCCGACGAGCCGTTACGGCACGCCGGAGGACTTCATGTACATGATCGACGTGCTGCACCAGATGGGGATAGGCGTATTCCTGGACTGGGTGCCGTCTCATTTTCCGGAGGACGGCTACGGGCTGGCGCGTTTCGACGGCACCTGCATCTACGAGCACGAGGACCCGCGGCAGGGGTTCCAGCCCGACTGGGGCAGCAGGGTCTTCAACTTCGGACGCAACGAGGTGCGAGAGTTCCTCATCAGCAGCGCCTTCTGCTGGCTGGATCGATTTCACGCCGACGGACTCAGGGTCGATGCGGTGGCGTCCATGCTCTACTTGGATTACTCGCGAAAGCAGGGGGAGTGGGTGCCTAACAAGTACGGCGGCAACGAGAATCTGGAGGCGGTCTCCTTCCTTAAGAGGATGAACGAGGCGATCTACAAGGAGTTCCCGGACGTGCAGACGATGGCGGAGGAGTCCACCGCGTGGCCGATGGTCACCCGCCCTACCTACCTGGGAGGGCTCGGTTTCGGCATGAAGTGGAACATGGGGTGGATGCACGACACGCTGCAGTACATGAGGAAGGACCCGGTCCACAGGAAGTACGAGCACAACAAGATCACATTCAGCATCATGTACGCCTTCACCGAGAACTTCCTGCTTCCCTTCTCGCACGACGAGGTGGTGCACGGCAAGGGGTCGATGCTTGGCAAGATGCCGGGCGACGAGTGGCAGCAGTACGCCAATTTGAGGCTGCTGCTCGGCTACATGTACGCCCATCCGGGCAAGAAACTTCTCTTCATGGGTAGCGAGTTCGCTCAGGGGCGGGAGTGGGACCACGACGACAGCCTCTTCTGGGACCTGCTGAACTACCCGCGCCACGAGGGGATGTTGCGCTGGGTGAGGGACCTTAACCGGGTCTACAGGGAGGAGCCCGCCCTGCACGAGAGGGACTTCTCGCACGAGGGATTCAGCTGGTGCGACTTTTCGGACTGGGAGCAGAGCGTGGTCTCGTTCTTCAGAAGGAGCGAGTCGGGGGAGACGGTTCTGACGGCGCTGAACTTCACCCCCGTGCCTCGAATCGGCTACACACTCCACGTGCCCGTCGGAGGGAACTGGAAGGAGCTGCTGAACAGCGATGCCGAGGCCTACGGAGGCGGCGGAATCGGCAACCTGGGCGGCGTGACGGCGAGAGAGGCGTCCGGCTCGGACTGGCACCCTCTGACCATCAACCTGCCTCCCCTCGGGGCGGTTATGCTGAAGCCGGAGTAG
- the thiT gene encoding energy-coupled thiamine transporter ThiT gives MFNSRITILVEGALAVALSVVFSGLRLFSMPQGGSITLEMLPLFLFALRRGGKHGCAAGAVSGVLQLITGGYIAHPVQAALDYPIAFGVLGTAGFLRDKPIWIGLVVGAFLRFVCHVLSGVVFFGSFAPEGTNVWVYSSVYNATFMAPNLVVCVLLAYLVWPRLSRLDSGS, from the coding sequence TTGTTTAACTCGCGAATCACCATCCTGGTCGAGGGCGCGCTCGCCGTGGCCCTCTCGGTAGTCTTCTCCGGTCTCAGGCTTTTCAGCATGCCACAGGGAGGGTCCATAACCCTCGAGATGCTTCCGTTGTTCCTGTTCGCCTTGCGCCGCGGCGGAAAGCACGGCTGCGCCGCCGGGGCGGTATCGGGCGTATTGCAGCTCATCACCGGCGGTTACATAGCACACCCGGTACAAGCCGCTCTCGACTACCCGATCGCCTTCGGAGTTTTAGGGACGGCAGGCTTCCTCAGGGACAAACCCATCTGGATAGGCCTCGTCGTCGGGGCGTTTCTCCGCTTTGTCTGCCACGTGCTGTCCGGAGTCGTCTTCTTCGGGTCGTTCGCACCGGAGGGGACGAACGTATGGGTCTATTCGTCCGTGTACAATGCGACCTTCATGGCCCCGAATCTCGTGGTCTGCGTCCTTCTCGCCTACCTGGTCTGGCCGAGGCTTAGCAGGCTGGACTCGGGAAGCTAA